The following are encoded in a window of Rosa chinensis cultivar Old Blush chromosome 4, RchiOBHm-V2, whole genome shotgun sequence genomic DNA:
- the LOC112197754 gene encoding disease resistance protein RUN1 — MASSSSSLPLSSTDHQNHYIHEVFLSFRGEDTRFNFTDHLHTALCQRGIKTFRDDGLRRGEEISSALVKAIKGSRVSIIVFSQNYASSRWCLDELVEILECRKSKGQEVRAVFYKVGPSDVRHQRGAFGEAFYALDQCKYKDSMDKWKAALKEAADLSGWPFKDGEYESKFINDIVGELSARVINPSCELQVAAHPIGIESCRQDVNRLLHTEEEEDIVRMVGIWGPGGIGKTTIAKDVFNSIRHEFEDEFGGSCFVANVRSKSSDLAQLQETLLFHILRDKELKVRSVDEGVSFIKTRMQQQKVLLILDDVNHSSQLQNLVPSHDCFGPGSRILITTRDKRWLIAHQVDEVYEVKMLNDRQALNLFSLNAFKRNGPPGDYQKLAQRAVRYAQGLPLALIVLGSHLFRRSREEWEATLDSCRGEDPHREIRDVLKISYDALGVDLKGYFLDIACFFKGKHVEHVKPILEACYDLKSVTGIAQLQEKALIRIDRDRIWMHDLIEEMGKDIVSQESPGEPGKRSRVWSEEDVSHVLTNNTGTSKVTGIQVLQQSSTISLNAKNFSEMKNLRYISMGKYLKYESFSGDIDYLSNQLRWLDWPTSPLLSFPSDFHANKLVKLNIPDSRIITRLWKGRKNFSRLTYMNLRGCESLTELPNFSGIPNLKELDLANCKNLTTIPCSIYELQNLEILNVSRCSNLVTYPTKASISHDHDSGSLVLPKLRVLKIKGCNLSTADFIGSLDCLETLTELDLSRNNFVSVPALGKFFNLARIELHRCKRLREIPELPPNILEVDARDCESLERYLILPKFLNMLEMNLWNCHRFSYSMCYDMMENILLNNQNNSPFTLVLPGSEVPKWFHISKEVAANEKGLALTYAISFEIPIKLNWENIGLALCSVLVEETFSIFIDDRAVISINGELIDQSSNRHSPTPIGHMRLNYVPLSDEIKGKVDQNGWSHYHCRVQFYPVDHMKSCGVHLVCQPPNEYSNKIVMAAEPADESGILECLSSPSIEDDCESLDTDVGLDI; from the exons atggcttcttcatcttcttctctcccaCTTTCTTCTACTGATCACCAAAATCATTACATACACGAGGTGTTCCTGAGTTTTCGAGGCGAGGATACGCGCTTTAATTTTACGGATCACTTGCACACCGCTTTGTGTCAGAGGGGAATTAAGACCTTCAGAGATGATGGGCTcagaagaggagaagaaatatcatCGGCTCTTGTCAAAGCAATTAAGGGGtctagagtttcaattattgtCTTCTCTCAAAATTATGCTTCGTCAAGGTGGTGCTTAGATGAACTGGTCGAGATACTTGAATGCAGAAAATCCAAAGGACAGGAGGTTAGAGCAGTGTTCTACAAGGTGGGTCCCTCAGATGTCCGACACCAAAGAGGGGCTTTCGGTGAGGCATTTTATGCGCTTGATCAATGCAAATACAAAGACAGCATGGACAAATGGAAGGCAGCTCTCAAGGAAGCAGCAGATTTGTCTGGATGGCCTTTCAAGGATGGCGA GTACGAGTCTAAATTTATCAATGACATTGTTGGAGAGTTGTCTGCCCGAGTGATAAACCCTTCATGTGAGTTGCAAGTAGCTGCACATCCTATTGGAATAGAGTCTTGTAGACAAGATGTCAACAGACTTTTACACaccgaggaagaggaagatatTGTTCGCATGGTAGGCATATGGGGGCCTGGTGGAATTGGAAAGACCACAATTGCGAAAGATGTGTTTAATTCAATTCGCCATGAGTTTGAAGATGAGTTTGGAGGTAGCTGTTTCGTGGCAAATGTTAGATCTAAGTCAAGTGACCTAGCCCAACTGCAGGAGACACTTTTGTTTCATATTTTAAGGGACAAAGAATTGAAGGTGCGTAGTGTTGATGAAGGAGTCAGTTTTATAAAGACAAGGATGCAACAACAAAAAGTTCTGTTAATCCTTGATGACGTGAATCATTCTAGCCAATTACAGAACTTAGTTCCATCCCATGATTGTTTTGGGCCGGGCAGTAGAATTCtcataacaacaagagataaaCGTTGGCTAATTGCTCATCAAGTTGATGAAGTATACGAGGTCAAAATGTTAAATGATCGTCAAGCTTTGAACTTGTTTAGTTTGAATGCATTCAAAAGAAATGGACCTCCCGGCGATTATCAGAAACTTGCACAACGTGCAGTACGCTATGCCCAGGGCCTTCCATTAGCTTTGATAGTTTTAGGCTCTCATCTATTTCGTAGAAGCAGAGAGGAGTGGGAAGCTACATTAGATAGTTGTAGGGGAGAAGATCCCCACAGAGAGATAAGAGACGTGCTCAAAATAAGTTATGATGCTCTGGGAGTAGATTTAAAAGGTTATTTTCTTGATATCGCTTGTTTCTTTAAAGGTAAGCATGTAGAGCACGTGAAACCAATATTAGAAGCTTGCTACGACCTCAAATCAGTGACTGGTATTGCACAACTCCAAGAAAAAGCCTTGATAAGAATTGACAGAGATAGGATTTGGATGCATGACTTGATAGAAGAAATGGGTAAAGACATAGTGTCTCAAGAGTCACCTGGTGAGCCCGGGAAACGCAGCAGAGTGTGGAGTGAAGAAGATGTCAGCCATGTTCTAACAAATAATACA GGAACATCCAAAGTTACAGGCATCCAGGTCTTGCAGCAATCATCTACAATATCTTTGAATGCTAAAAACTTTTCAGAGATGAAGAATCTTAGATATATTTCTATGGGCAAGTACCTGAAATATGAATCCTTTTCTGGAGACATTGATTATCTCTCTAACCAGTTGAGGTGGCTTGATTGGCCTACTAGTCCGTTGCTATCTTTTCCATCCGATTTTCATGCAAACAAACTTGTTAAACTCAATATTCCTGACAGCCGCATAATCACACGACTATGGAAGGGACGTAAG AATTTTTCAAGGCTAACATATATGAATTTAAGGGGTTGTGAATCCCTAACAGAACTCCCAAACTTCAGTGGAATCCCCAACTTGAAAGAGTTGGATCTAGCAAATTGTAAAAATCTTACAACAATACCATGCAGCATATATGAGTTACAAAATCTAGAGATCTTAAATGTGAGTAGATGCTCAAATCTTGTTACATATCCAACAAAAGCAAGTATTTCACATGATCATGACAGTGGCTCGCTAGTGCTTCCCAAGCTACGTGTACTCAAAATCAAAGGATGTAATTTATCAACTGCTGATTTCATTGGGAGTCTTGATTGCTTGGAAACATTAACCGAACTTGATCTCTCAAGAAACAATTTTGTTAGTGTTCCTGCACTTGGAAAATTTTTCAACTTGGCAAGGATTGAATTGCATCGTTGCAAGAGACTTCGAGAGATTCCAGAGCTTCCACCAAATATACTCGAGGTAGATGCGAGGGATTGCGAATCACTGGAGAGATATTTGATATTGCCCAAGTTTTTGAATATGCTAGAGATGAACTTGTGGAATTGCCATAGATTTAGTTACAGTATGTGCTATGACATGATGGAAAATATTTTGCTGAATAATCAG AACAACTCCCCATTTACGCTTGTATTACCCGGTAGTGAGGTTCCGAAGTGGTTCCATATTTCGAAGGAGGTTGCTGCTAATGAAAAAGGCCTGGCATTGACATATGCAATTTCTTTTGAAATCCCAATCAAATTGAATTGGGAGAACATAGGACTGgctctttgttctgttttagtTGAGGAAACTTTTAGTATTTTTATTGACGATCGAGCTGTTATTTCCATCAATGGGGAACTCATAGATCAGAGTTCCAATCGGCACAGTCCAACGCCAATTGGCCATATGCGTCTGAATTATGTTCCATTATCTGATGAAATAAAGGGAAAGGTGGATCAAAACGGTTGGTCGCATTATCATTGTCGAGTTCAATTTTACCCTGTTGATCACATGAAAAGCTGTGGAGTTCACCTAGTATGCCAACCACCGAATGAATATTCAAATAAGATTGTAATGGCGGCTGAACCTGCCGATGAGAGTGGTATACTGGAATGCCTTTCATCGCCgtcaattgaagatgattgtgAATCACTGGACACAGACGTTGGCCTAGACATATGA
- the LOC112197760 gene encoding LOW QUALITY PROTEIN: homocysteine S-methyltransferase 3 (The sequence of the model RefSeq protein was modified relative to this genomic sequence to represent the inferred CDS: substituted 1 base at 1 genomic stop codon), with protein MGLGSEVKTSSFMSDFLEKCGGCALLDGRFATELERHGADLNDPLRSAKCLVSSPPLVRRVHLDYLDAGANIIITASYHATIQGFEAKGFSKEEAKALLRKSVEIAIEAREIYFDKCTKGSWDFVDAGKPSRHPVLVAASANSFHSASGXVPSLNVMVQAYAELLEEEAIDIPAWFTFASKDGIDVVSGDSIFECASIANACKQVVAVGINCTPPRFIQGLNSSIRKVTSKPIVIYPNSGETYDGQSKQWIPSSGRVDEEFAEIVIEKWREAGASLFGGCCRTTPNTIRAISKALSNKSSAVNDA; from the exons ATGGGTTTGGGAAGCGAGGTGAAAACGTCGTCGTTCATGAGCGATTTTCTGGAGAAGTGCGGTGGCTGTGCCCTTCTGGACGGCAGGTTTGCGACGGAGCTGGAACGGCATGGAGCTGATCTCAACGATCCTCTCAGGAGCGCCAAATGCCTCGTCAGTTCTCCTCCCCTCGTCCGAAGG GTACATTTGGACTACCTTGATGCTGGAGCAAACATCATAATAACCGCATCTTATCAC GCCACAATTCAGGGTTTTGAGGCCAAAGGTTTCTCTAAAGAAGAAGCCAAAGCCCTGCTCAGGAAAAGTGTAGAAATTGCAATTGAGGCACGAGAAATTTACTTTGACAAATGCACCAAAGGTTCTTGGGATTTTGTGGATGCAGGAAAGCCTTCAAGACATCCAGTTCTAGTTGCAGCATCTGCCAACAGTTTCCACTCTGCCTCTGGCTAAGTACCTTCCTTAAATGTGATGGTGCAGGCATATGCTGAACTTCTTGAGGAAGAAGCAATAGATATTCCAGCATGGTTTACTTTTGCTTCTAAAGATGGAATTGATGTGGTGAGTGGTGATTCCATCTTTGAGTGTGCCTCTATTGCTAATGCATGCAAGCAAGTTGTTGCTGTTGGAATCAACTGCACACCACCTAGATTTATCCAGGGGTTGAATTCATCTATTCGAAAG GTAACAAGCAAACCAATAGTGATATACCCCAACAGTGGTGAGACCTATGATGGTCAGAGCAAGCAATGGATT CCATCGAGTGGGCGGGTTGATGAAGAGTTTGCAGAAATAGTCATAGAGAAGTGGCGTGAGGCAGGGGCTTCCCTGTTTGGAGGCTGCTGCAGAACAACTCCAAATACCATAAGGGCAATATCTAAGGCTCTTTCCAACAAGTCTTCTGCGGTTAACGATGCTTAG
- the LOC121052917 gene encoding enhancer of mRNA-decapping protein 4-like yields MAFFAEDVHLLACVSVEGRLFVCKISEGPDEEGTPQITGIVMAIQIIGEGEDVHPRVWRHCHKHEVLVVWVGKRFYKLLLLKLQRVKSLLLRILLSFLLKNLLMGSNLLVNMMEVTDLSMCQWMTTRLVSASMDGTIKIWEDRKSQPLLVLRCYDGFPVYSSTFVTAPNRPRSHHAYNSGPT; encoded by the exons ATGGCTTTCTTTGCCGAGGATGTTCACCTTTTGGCTTG TGTGAGTGTAGAAGGACGGCTTTTTGTGTGCAAAATTTCTGAAGGTCCAGATGAAGAAGGTACGCCACAAATCACAGGAATTGTTATGGCCATTCAAATAATTGGTGAAGGGGAAGATGTTCATCCACGAGTTTGGCGGCACTGTCATAAACAT GAGGTTTTGGTTGTTTGGGTTGGGAAGCGTTTCTACAAATTGTTACTACTAAAGTTGCAAAGGGTGAAGTCCCTTCTGCTGAGGATCCTATTAAGTTTCCTGTTGAAAAACTTATTGATGGGGTCCAATTTGTTGGTAAACATGATGGAGGTTACAGATTTATCAATGTGCCAATGGATGACCACTCGGCTGGTTTCTGCTTCTATGGATGGAACT ATAAAGATCTGGGAAGATCGCAAGTCACAACCACTTTTAGTACTGAGATGCTATGATGGCTTTCCTGTTTATTCGTCTACATTTGTGACGGCTCCCAACAGGCCTAGATCACATCATGCTTATAACAGTG GGCCCACTTAA